The following coding sequences are from one Chelonoidis abingdonii isolate Lonesome George chromosome 4, CheloAbing_2.0, whole genome shotgun sequence window:
- the STX1B gene encoding syntaxin-1B isoform X1, with protein MKDRTQELRTAKDSDDEEEVVHVDRDHFMDEFFEQVEEIRGCIEKLSEDVEQVKKQHSAILAAPNPDEKTKQELEDLTADIKKTANKVRSKLKAIEQSIEQEEGLNRSSADLRIRKTQHSTLSRKFVEVMTEYNATQSKYRDRCKDRIQRQLEITGRTTTNEELEDMLESGKLAIFTDDIKMDSQMTKQALNEIETRHNEIIKLETSIRELHDMFVDMAMLVESQGEMIDRIEYNVEHSVDYVERAVSDTKKAVKYQSKARRKKIMIIICCVVLGVVLASTIGGTLGL; from the exons ATGAAGGACCGTACTCAGGAACTGAGGACT gcCAAAGACAGTGACGATGAAGAAGAGGTGGTTCACGTGGACCGGGATCATTTTATGGACGAATTCTTCGAACAG gTGGAGGAGATCCGCGGCTGCATAGAGAAGTTGTCGGAGGATGTGGAGCAGGTGAAGAAGCAGCACAGTGCCATCCTGGCTGCTCCCAACCCAGATGAAA AGACCAAGCAGGAGCTGGAGGACCTCACAGCCGACATCAAGAAGACGGCCAACAAGGTGCGCTCCAAGTTGAAAG CCATCGAGCAGAGCATTGAGCAGGAGGAGGGGCTGAACCGGTCCTCGGCTGACCTGCGGATCCGTAAAACACAG cactccACCCTATCCCGTAAGTTCGTGGAGGTGATGACGGAGTACAACGCCACCCAGTCCAAATACCGGGACCGCTGCAAGGATCGGATCCAGAGGCAATTGGAGATAA CTGGCCGGACAACCACCAACGAAGAGCTCGAAGACATGCTGGAGAGTGGCAAACTGGCTATCTTCACTGATGAT ATCAAAATGGACTCACAGATGACGAAACAGGCTCTGAACGAGATCGAGACCCGACATAATGAGATCATCAAACTGGAAACCAGTATCCGTGAGCTGCATGACATGTTTGTGGACATGGCTATGTTGGTGGAGAGCCAG GGGGAGATGATTGACCGCATTGAGTACAACGTGGAGCACTCCGTTGACTACGTGGAAAGAGCTGTGTCCGACACCAAGAAAGCTGTAAAATACCAGAGCAAGGCTCGGAGG AAGAAAATTATGATTATAATTTGTTGCGTGGTCCTTGGGGTAGTTCTCGCTTCCACAATCGGGGGGACTCTGGGGTTGtaa
- the STX1B gene encoding syntaxin-1B isoform X2 — MKDRTQELRTAKDSDDEEEVVHVDRDHFMDEFFEQVEEIRGCIEKLSEDVEQVKKQHSAILAAPNPDEKTKQELEDLTADIKKTANKVRSKLKAIEQSIEQEEGLNRSSADLRIRKTQHSTLSRKFVEVMTEYNATQSKYRDRCKDRIQRQLEITGRTTTNEELEDMLESGKLAIFTDDIKMDSQMTKQALNEIETRHNEIIKLETSIRELHDMFVDMAMLVESQGEMIDRIEYNVEHSVDYVERAVSDTKKAVKYQSKARRPHLPWQSNEGSVRLLPGTVNKQM, encoded by the exons ATGAAGGACCGTACTCAGGAACTGAGGACT gcCAAAGACAGTGACGATGAAGAAGAGGTGGTTCACGTGGACCGGGATCATTTTATGGACGAATTCTTCGAACAG gTGGAGGAGATCCGCGGCTGCATAGAGAAGTTGTCGGAGGATGTGGAGCAGGTGAAGAAGCAGCACAGTGCCATCCTGGCTGCTCCCAACCCAGATGAAA AGACCAAGCAGGAGCTGGAGGACCTCACAGCCGACATCAAGAAGACGGCCAACAAGGTGCGCTCCAAGTTGAAAG CCATCGAGCAGAGCATTGAGCAGGAGGAGGGGCTGAACCGGTCCTCGGCTGACCTGCGGATCCGTAAAACACAG cactccACCCTATCCCGTAAGTTCGTGGAGGTGATGACGGAGTACAACGCCACCCAGTCCAAATACCGGGACCGCTGCAAGGATCGGATCCAGAGGCAATTGGAGATAA CTGGCCGGACAACCACCAACGAAGAGCTCGAAGACATGCTGGAGAGTGGCAAACTGGCTATCTTCACTGATGAT ATCAAAATGGACTCACAGATGACGAAACAGGCTCTGAACGAGATCGAGACCCGACATAATGAGATCATCAAACTGGAAACCAGTATCCGTGAGCTGCATGACATGTTTGTGGACATGGCTATGTTGGTGGAGAGCCAG GGGGAGATGATTGACCGCATTGAGTACAACGTGGAGCACTCCGTTGACTACGTGGAAAGAGCTGTGTCCGACACCAAGAAAGCTGTAAAATACCAGAGCAAGGCTCGGAGG ccccacctcccttgGCAGAGCAATGAGGGATCTGTCAGATTGCTACCTGGCACTGTGAATAAACAGATGTGA